The Aneurinibacillus uraniidurans genome segment TGTCGTTTCGGAGGTGAAGAATTTATTTCACTTATTTCTCATGTCTCTGTCGAGGAAGCTTATCTTGTGGCTGAACGAATTCGCGTTATGCTCGAAAAGAGTTCCAATCCCATTGGACAAACTATTACAGTTTCACAAGGCATCGCACACTATTCTTCACACTCCGATTCGGCTGAAGAATTGATTCATTTGGCTGATCAAGCCTTGTATAAAGCGAAGGATTCGGGAAGAAATCAAACCATTATTGCAGAATTTGTAGAAAGGATTAGTGATTGAAACTAAGCTAATCCAGCTAATAAGCTGTCAATATTTCTCTATAAATAAAAAAGGTAATTACACAAGTGTTGATTATCCGTTTTTAGAAATACTACCCCCATATAAGCCAGCATACTTTTGGTTCAATAGCGCTAATAGTGTTCTTAACCAAACTTCTGGAACCATAAAAGGTATCATTAAGAATACGGCTGTTTTCGATGTCCACACAGAAATCGGCCCAACTGAACCTCTATAAACACATTTGTAATATATAATAAAAAGCCTGACGTAATTTCCACAAAGGAATATGTCAGGCTTTTTATATATGAAATGATCTATTCCACTATTTTCACAGGTGCATCTGAAATACGATGTACATTGCCATATGCATCAAGATATTGATAATTTGCTACCCCTGATTTCCAATCCCCTTCTAAAACAATTCTAAATGTTAAAGTAGGAGGGTTTGAGCTAGTGTCTACACCAGGAAGAACACCTTCTCGCACTCCGTTGCCTACCACTAAAATGTGCGTATTATTAGGCATAA includes the following:
- a CDS encoding DUF1842 domain-containing protein, yielding MSANVQVGLFLARYQIGGDKPGAPLFQLDLAVNTPKELVSGLGHITQAVNPPIDYTYHVQGNFTYMTVMPNNTHILVVGNGVREGVLPGVDTSSNPPTLTFRIVLEGDWKSGVANYQYLDAYGNVHRISDAPVKIVE